A single genomic interval of Fibrobacter sp. UWB13 harbors:
- the glgC gene encoding glucose-1-phosphate adenylyltransferase, producing the protein MSWSYSREHQKNILCMIMAGGQGSRLQPLTRDRAKPAVHFGGTYRIIDFVLNNFINSGIFKIKVLTQFKSDSLNKHISAAWSLNASLDQYVDLVPAQMRTGDEWYRGTADAIFQNINLITDERPDLVAIFGGDHIYKMDINQMIDFHLSRAALLTIAAIPVPVEEAREFGIIEIDADNRMIGFEEKPKEPKQMPNRPGWCLASMGNYLFTSKFLVRELLKGANDGATDFGKHIIPRLYKEYPVYVYDFNTNIVRGEKASTKGYWRDVGTLDAFFEANMDLCSENPPFDLYNNYWPIRTYNWNQPPARFFAGDNESHQGAAVDSIVSAGCIIGGGTVVKSILSPGVTIQKDALVEESILFPNVTIGPGAKVRRAIVEKGLHIPAGFQIGYDLERDKQLFHVTESGIVVLAKDTIIKA; encoded by the coding sequence ATGAGCTGGTCTTACTCAAGAGAGCATCAAAAGAATATTCTTTGCATGATCATGGCTGGTGGACAAGGGAGCCGTCTACAGCCCCTCACCCGCGACCGTGCAAAACCCGCCGTACACTTTGGCGGAACCTACCGCATTATCGACTTCGTCCTCAACAATTTCATCAATTCCGGCATTTTCAAGATCAAGGTTTTGACGCAGTTCAAGAGCGATTCGTTGAACAAGCACATTTCTGCCGCCTGGAGCCTGAACGCAAGTTTGGACCAGTATGTGGACCTCGTGCCCGCCCAGATGCGTACGGGTGACGAATGGTACCGCGGTACTGCCGACGCCATTTTCCAGAACATCAACTTGATTACCGACGAACGTCCGGACCTCGTGGCGATTTTCGGTGGCGACCACATTTACAAGATGGACATCAACCAGATGATTGATTTCCATTTGAGCCGTGCAGCCCTCCTCACGATTGCGGCTATTCCGGTGCCGGTCGAAGAAGCTCGCGAATTTGGCATTATCGAAATTGACGCGGACAACCGCATGATCGGTTTCGAAGAAAAGCCGAAAGAACCGAAGCAGATGCCGAACCGTCCGGGTTGGTGCCTCGCCAGCATGGGTAACTACCTCTTCACGAGCAAGTTCCTCGTGCGCGAACTTTTGAAGGGCGCAAACGACGGTGCAACGGACTTTGGCAAGCACATCATTCCGCGCTTGTACAAGGAATACCCGGTGTACGTCTACGACTTCAACACGAACATCGTGCGTGGCGAAAAGGCTTCTACAAAGGGCTACTGGCGCGACGTGGGTACGCTTGACGCCTTCTTCGAAGCAAACATGGACCTTTGCTCCGAAAATCCGCCGTTCGACCTTTACAACAACTACTGGCCGATCCGTACATACAACTGGAATCAGCCGCCTGCACGTTTCTTTGCGGGCGACAACGAAAGCCATCAGGGCGCAGCCGTCGATTCCATCGTTTCTGCGGGCTGCATTATCGGTGGCGGTACGGTTGTGAAGAGCATCCTCTCGCCGGGTGTTACCATCCAGAAGGATGCCCTCGTCGAAGAATCCATCCTCTTCCCGAACGTGACGATAGGCCCGGGTGCTAAGGTGCGCCGCGCAATCGTTGAAAAGGGCTTGCATATTCCGGCCGGTTTCCAGATTGGTTACGACCTGGAACGCGACAAGCAGCTCTTCCACGTGACCGAATCCGGTATTGTTGTCCTCGCCAAGGATACTATCATAAAAGCCTAG
- a CDS encoding NifU family protein yields the protein MNEEQSAKFSQKLQDIAKAPKYRGAIFQIEADEKGLALVDVKEASLKVYLMIDPECDKILETRFFTYGGPLFTALADSFCRKIQMATVDDACKITAESLEEELRDTPDVRAIPEDAVEIKQMNTLISKILLVYPEKKATAIIVREKMERIKYRTQTAEGRAEADAEWNALTKVQKIEKIEAWLHQTVRGTLQGDGGDVQILDLTDDNRLQIRYQGACAGCGSAMGGTLFYIEDELKNNVYYNLIVEPEDPLANLPQNPDLPGLDDNNPPASLF from the coding sequence ATGAACGAAGAACAAAGCGCTAAATTCTCTCAGAAGTTACAAGATATTGCTAAGGCTCCCAAGTACCGTGGGGCTATTTTCCAGATTGAAGCCGATGAAAAAGGCCTCGCCCTCGTCGATGTGAAGGAAGCAAGCCTCAAGGTCTACTTGATGATTGACCCGGAATGCGACAAGATTTTGGAAACGCGATTCTTTACGTACGGCGGGCCGCTCTTTACCGCCCTTGCCGATTCGTTCTGCCGCAAAATCCAGATGGCTACGGTCGATGACGCCTGCAAGATTACCGCCGAAAGCCTCGAAGAAGAATTGCGCGACACGCCGGACGTGCGAGCCATCCCGGAGGACGCCGTAGAAATAAAGCAGATGAACACGCTCATCTCAAAGATTCTGCTCGTCTACCCCGAAAAGAAGGCTACGGCAATCATCGTTCGCGAGAAGATGGAACGCATCAAGTACCGCACGCAAACCGCTGAAGGACGTGCCGAAGCTGATGCAGAATGGAATGCGCTTACCAAAGTTCAAAAAATCGAAAAGATTGAAGCATGGTTGCACCAGACCGTCCGTGGAACGCTCCAGGGCGATGGTGGCGACGTGCAGATTCTCGACTTGACGGACGACAACCGTTTGCAAATCCGCTATCAAGGCGCATGCGCCGGATGCGGCAGCGCTATGGGCGGCACGCTCTTCTACATCGAAGATGAGCTCAAGAATAATGTCTATTACAACTTGATCGTCGAACCGGAAGACCCGCTCGCAAACCTCCCCCAGAATCCGGATTTGCCGGGCCTGGATGACAACAATCCGCCTGCTAGTTTGTTCTAA
- the trmFO gene encoding methylenetetrahydrofolate--tRNA-(uracil(54)-C(5))-methyltransferase (FADH(2)-oxidizing) TrmFO, with amino-acid sequence MNERVRVIGGGLAGCESALQLASRGFQVDLYEMRPNRQTPAHRDGHLAQLVCSNSFKALGITSAHGLLKAELTLLGSFLLDCAREAAVPAGDSLTVNRDIFSELVEKKIAEFPNITLHREEVTSLEGDCPTLVAAGPLASDALADDIFKRLGSNRLHFFDAIAPVVETDSIDFNHAFYMNRWEKGETADFINCPLDKETYTEFVNKLCEAEATEPRPFEKRELFEGCLPVEEMARRGYETLRHGPMRPIGLGLGNNGHLWYAVIQLRAENKQKTLFNMVGFQTRLKWGTQKEIFTMVPALRNAKFARFGCMHRNTFIESPKFLDKTLRLRPELDCAKDIPPTWFAGQITGSEGYTEAVATGWYAAWNMAQTILHGHADPLPDESCIGSLMNRLVEENEDFQPMNFNFGLLPHHEGLKKKNKKEILAERAERAVREWIAARNMA; translated from the coding sequence ATGAACGAACGAGTACGTGTTATTGGTGGCGGTCTTGCAGGCTGCGAATCGGCTTTACAATTGGCAAGCCGTGGTTTTCAGGTAGATTTGTACGAAATGCGCCCCAACAGGCAGACGCCCGCCCATAGGGATGGACACCTCGCCCAACTCGTCTGTTCTAACAGTTTCAAGGCTTTAGGCATAACTAGTGCCCATGGCCTTTTAAAAGCGGAACTCACTCTGCTCGGGAGTTTCCTCTTGGATTGCGCTCGTGAAGCGGCAGTGCCAGCAGGCGATTCCCTGACGGTGAACCGCGACATTTTTAGTGAACTTGTCGAAAAGAAGATTGCAGAATTCCCGAACATCACGCTGCACCGCGAAGAAGTGACGAGTCTCGAAGGCGATTGCCCGACGCTTGTTGCCGCAGGGCCTTTAGCAAGTGATGCTCTCGCCGACGATATTTTCAAGCGCCTCGGCAGTAACCGTCTGCACTTCTTTGATGCGATTGCTCCTGTCGTCGAGACAGACAGCATCGACTTTAACCATGCGTTCTACATGAACCGCTGGGAAAAGGGCGAAACGGCAGACTTTATCAACTGCCCACTCGACAAAGAAACTTATACAGAATTTGTAAACAAGCTCTGCGAAGCAGAAGCAACCGAACCGCGCCCGTTCGAAAAGCGCGAACTTTTTGAAGGCTGCCTGCCGGTTGAAGAAATGGCGCGTCGTGGCTACGAAACACTCCGCCACGGACCCATGCGTCCGATTGGGCTTGGGCTTGGAAACAACGGACATCTGTGGTATGCCGTGATCCAGCTCCGTGCCGAAAACAAGCAGAAGACTTTGTTCAACATGGTCGGTTTCCAGACGCGCCTCAAGTGGGGCACGCAAAAGGAAATCTTTACCATGGTGCCTGCGTTACGAAACGCAAAATTTGCACGCTTCGGCTGCATGCACCGCAACACGTTCATCGAATCGCCGAAGTTCCTTGATAAGACGCTCCGCTTGCGTCCGGAACTCGATTGCGCCAAGGATATTCCGCCCACGTGGTTTGCAGGCCAGATTACGGGTTCTGAAGGTTATACCGAAGCGGTTGCTACAGGTTGGTACGCCGCATGGAATATGGCGCAGACGATTTTGCACGGACACGCCGACCCGCTCCCAGATGAAAGTTGCATCGGCTCCTTGATGAACCGCCTTGTCGAAGAGAACGAGGATTTCCAGCCGATGAATTTCAACTTCGGACTCCTCCCCCATCACGAAGGCTTGAAAAAAAAGAACAAGAAAGAGATTCTTGCAGAACGAGCTGAACGCGCCGTTCGCGAATGGATTGCGGCCCGCAATATGGCATAA
- a CDS encoding IMP cyclohydrolase — protein MSEELVLKFVDPQPMRYGENSHQSAVFYRDPTCTEANLASAKQLWGKELSFNNIVDADAALEMAREFSDGNAVVIVKHMNPCGLATGETLREALEAAWAGDPVSAFGSVIAVTRKVDLKTAEFLKGKFVEILLAPAFDDDALEFLKNKSKDIRLLEVGEIKKATPCKVYKHVIGGMLVQDRDIGTWEKFECVTKAQFPKNKEDLARFTWLVTKHTKSNAIVMCYEYKPGYFQVMGLGPGQPNRIDSNLRLCQPRVRDNVARLPEAKEFFDENGKLINEAGLKALEKKVFGEVVMGSDAFFPFPDNVEAAHDAGVRYIVQPGGSKKDDLSIESADKFGIAMVFTGMRHFRH, from the coding sequence ATGTCCGAAGAACTCGTTTTGAAATTCGTTGACCCGCAGCCGATGCGCTACGGTGAAAACTCCCACCAGTCCGCTGTATTCTACCGCGACCCGACCTGCACCGAAGCAAACCTCGCTTCTGCAAAGCAGCTCTGGGGCAAGGAACTTTCTTTCAACAACATCGTCGATGCTGACGCCGCCCTCGAAATGGCTCGCGAATTCAGCGACGGCAATGCTGTCGTGATTGTGAAGCACATGAATCCGTGCGGTCTTGCTACGGGCGAAACGCTCCGCGAAGCTTTGGAAGCCGCTTGGGCAGGTGACCCGGTGTCCGCTTTCGGTTCTGTGATTGCAGTGACCCGCAAGGTTGACCTCAAGACGGCCGAATTCCTCAAGGGCAAGTTCGTTGAAATCTTGCTCGCTCCGGCTTTCGATGACGACGCTCTCGAATTCCTCAAGAACAAGTCCAAGGACATTCGCCTCCTCGAAGTTGGCGAAATCAAGAAGGCTACGCCTTGCAAGGTTTACAAGCACGTGATTGGCGGTATGCTCGTCCAGGACCGCGACATCGGTACTTGGGAAAAGTTCGAATGCGTAACGAAGGCTCAGTTCCCGAAGAACAAAGAAGACCTCGCCCGCTTCACTTGGCTCGTTACCAAGCATACAAAGTCTAACGCTATCGTGATGTGCTACGAATACAAGCCGGGTTACTTCCAGGTGATGGGTCTTGGCCCGGGTCAGCCGAACCGCATTGACTCGAACCTCCGCCTCTGCCAGCCGCGCGTTCGCGACAACGTCGCACGCCTCCCGGAAGCAAAGGAATTCTTCGACGAAAACGGCAAGCTCATCAACGAAGCAGGCCTCAAGGCTCTCGAAAAGAAGGTCTTCGGCGAAGTCGTTATGGGTTCTGACGCATTCTTCCCGTTCCCGGACAACGTCGAAGCCGCACACGATGCCGGCGTCCGTTACATTGTTCAGCCGGGTGGCTCCAAGAAGGATGACCTTTCCATCGAATCTGCAGACAAGTTCGGCATTGCGATGGTGTTCACCGGAATGCGCCACTTCCGCCACTAA